The following is a genomic window from Candidatus Thermoplasmatota archaeon.
ATGTATCCAGAGACTGATGTGCCGCCAATCGCGATATCGGCAGAGCGGCTGAAGAGGATCGAGGCAGGACTTCCAGAGCTTCCAGAGGACAAGATGGAGAGGCTCGTCCGAGAGTACGGGGTCCACGAGCAGCAGATCGGAATCATCGTGGAGGAAGGTTACGACGAGCTCTTCGAGGAGCTCGCCAAAGAGTTCGGGGAGGCCAGAACCGCCGCGTCCATGATATCCAACGTCTTTCCTGAGCTCGAGCGCCAGGGTCACCGCATCGACATGATCTCGGTCCAGACCTTCAGGGATCTGTTCATCTTCTTGCGCGACGGCACATTCACAAGAGAGGCTCTCCCGGAGGTCCTGCGGACCGTGCTCACCGAGGGCACAACTGTCGAGGCCGCTCTGCGGAAGCTCGGATTGGAGGCCGCTTCAAAGGAGGATGTCGACGCGATCGTGCGGGACGTTGTGGAGGAGAGACTGGAGTTTGTGAGGGAAAAGGGAGAGGACGCGGTCGGCCCGCTCATGGGAGTTGTGATGCAGCGCCTCCGCGGAAGGGCGGACGGGAAGCTCGTGAGAAGAATCCTCGCCGAGACGATTGAAGAGATCGTCGGTGGGGGCAAGTGAGGAGCTGTCAGCCCCAGATTTCCCCTATGAGTCCTTTCAGGTCTGATTCGCTCAGACCGACGTGCGGCTTGCCATCCCTCCTGGCTGTGACCTTCCCACAGGAGAATGCGATCAGCGTCGGGACTATGTTGATGTCGTACTTGTCCCAGTACTCGCTCTCTTCGTCGCTGATGTCGATCTCTCCGAAATCCCCGTTGGGGGATGAGGCGAGGTCCTCGAATGAGGGTTTGAACGCTCTGCAGAAAGGGCACCATCTGGCAAAGAAGAGCGTCACGATGCTCTCCGACTTCTCAATCGCGGCTTCGGCGTTGTCCACGAGCGTCATGGAGACCGTCCATGGTCGGCCTCTTTAAAGAATGTGATGTCCCGACGACGGGTTGGCAGATATGATTCCACATCACAAAAGCTTTTAATCTGAAATTGGATTCACCTGTGAGTGGTTCTGATGGTTACAAAGAAGAAAGGAAAGGAGAATTGGTTCGAGTCCCTGGACAAGGAGCTCGAAGAGCAGACCAAGGAGATAATCGAGAGCTTCGGTGAGCAGAACACTCAGAAACTTGAGGTCAATCGTTCTCTGATCGAGGACTTCTGGAAGATATGGAAGAGGTTCAACAAAATCAACGTGCACTTCACCATCGAGCCGAGCTACACGGCTTTTGCCCAGTTCGACGAGTTCCCCTACGGCGGGTGGAAGTGGAGGACCAGCTTCAACGTTGCTGGCGTCAACAGGATCGAGCTCGTGGACAGGACGCAGGACCAGGGAAGGATAGGGGACGCCCTACGCGTCTCATACTATGTGGAGAACAACAAGCCCAGCATCCGGATAGACTTCCAGTACTGCGAGGGTGAACACTACTACAAGTACTCGGGCTGGAAGAGGATATACAGCCAGCACTTGCTCTACGAAGAGCCCCTCGAGAAGGTCGAGATGGGCGATGTCCACGGCGTCTTCAGGGATGTCGTGAAGACATGGTATGAGTCCCATCTAAAGAGGAACAGGAGCCTTCTGCTGAACCACTTGAAGAGCAAGTACCCAAGCGTGGAGACGTTCACCCAGTAGCTAGGACGAGAACTCCAGTTCGTAGACGATGTGCGCCTCTTCGTAGGAGGAGAACACCCACGTGACGTATGTTGATTCCACGGCGATTGGATCCAGTCCGCCGCCCATTGGGTAGTCCTCCAGAGTTATGGATGCGTCCCAAGTGATGTTGATCGCGTCCAGATACTGGTTCCCCGGCGGGTACTCCTCCTTCCACGCATCGTAGACTCGCAGGACCTTGTTACCGTTCCGCTCCTGAAAGAGGGAGACATTGGCGTTCGTGAACCGCAGCGTCATCATCTTCCCGTTGGACCAAACATCCCCGCAACCATGGACTTCGGCTCCGATGCTGTGATTGACCTCACTCCAGCCAGCGTAGTCTAGCGCTTCCTTCGCCACGAAGAGACCAAGACTGTGATAGGTGCTCCAATACGGGCGGTCGTCGAATGTCCTCCATATCGCCTCATAGAGGGGGCTGGATGTATCGCCAAACGCCTTCATTCTCACCTCTACCGTGATGTTGAAGTCTTCGTCTATGATTATGTGCAGGTTCAGGGCGTAGCTCTCCGTGTAGTAGATTTCCTCCTCCGAGGGCGGCTCCCCGACCAGGACCCCGTGTGCGGTTGACGGTGCGGCGCCAAAAGCCAGTAACCAAACGGAGAGGACGATGAGAAAGGCGATGAGAGTGGCGAAGACCCCCTTCCATCCGACGGTCGTGACATCCGGGCTCGGTGGCCGCTCTCTGGATACGTAGAAGGACGCGAACAGGAATATCAGAAAGGCGACCGTGATGAAGACAAGAAGGTAGCTGAGGACGATGTCGGGGACCAGTCCATATCCGATGATCCCCGCAAGAAGACCGACTGAGAGGTGAGGCAACCAGAACAGGAGGAGGATACGAAACGCCGACCTTCTCGTCCGTAGCGCGAAGTGCTCCCGAAGGAGATCGAGAGCCTTGCTCGAGATCACGTACGCGAATGCGATGGTGAGTAGGAGACCTGTCGCGACGAACCTGACCGTCCAGAAATGATCGACGCCGGGGAGGAAGTGGATGGCCTTGATCGAATCCCCACTCTCACCGATGAATGACCCGAGGACCATATACATCATCGAGTGGATGAGGAGGGCCTCAAGAAGGAGCAGCGCGAACAGCCTGTGGAAGAAGGATTTGAGCCTGGGATATATGAGTAGGAGAATGACGAGGCCCATAACGACCTCCGTGATTATCCCTGCCATGAGATAGAGGACCTGAAGCGCTGGAGCCGTGGCATCGGGGATATGCGCGGCCGTGAATCCAAAGCCAGGGGACACGTAGACGGCGTAGAACTGTCCGCCAATGAGCTCGGAACTGAGACCGTGACCGAGGACTTCGTGGGAGAGGACCGCCAAGAACCTTGCGACAACGAAGTAAAGGATTGTCAGCAACACGAAGAGCATCTTCCCCTGCACGCCGCGAAAGGTCAGACGGTCCTCCTCTTCCATAGTGATTCGTATCCCAACCCGATATTATAGGATTTTGCAGCGCGGTGACAGGGTCCAGTGTCCATTCTTGCAGCGTGATGACTTTTGTCTTGTCAAGATATGTCGCATCCGAGTGCTGGCTCCCCAGTTTCACCATGCCCTCCTGTAAAGCTTTTTAAGTTCCGGGAACGTTCAGTTCTCGGAGGCACTGAAAAGGAAGCCTCTCAGGGGTTGAAAGATTGGAAAAAGAGAATATCGCGCCCCATGTGAAGGACATAACAAGGGCGCTCGGGAACAAAGTGAGCGAAGCGAATATTGAACGTGAGCTGAACAGCTATCTGACAGTGTATAGGGTCCCTTTGGGGACCGCGAAAAGGAGCATCGTCAAGAAGCATGGAGGCAATCCCTCCCTTCTCTCCCTCGGAGCACAGAAAACGATTGTCGATCTGACTCCGAACGAGTTTAGCGTGGATCTTCTGGCTAGGGTCGTCAGCGTCAACGAGAGGGAGATCGAGGTCGAAGGGGTATCCAAGACCATCTTGTACGGGATATTCGGGGACAGCACGGGGACTGTGCCCTTTACGGCCTGGGAAGCTGACGCGATGGACGTGGAGAAGGGCGATGTCGTGAAGATCCAGAACGCGTACACGAAGGAGTTTAGGGGAGAGGTTCAGCTCAACCTGGGGAACAGAACGTCGGTTGAGAAGGAGTCGCCGGACGCCCTGCCGCCTTATGTACCACCGGAGAGACCGGCGACGTCTGTGGAACTGGGGGATTTGCGTGGGGGTATGAGCAACGTCTCGGTCGTCGGGAGGATCATCTCCATCGAGTCGAGAGAAGTGAACGTAGAGGGACAGAAGAAGACGGTGTTCTCGGGGCTCATAGGCGATTCCACGGGAAAGGCCCAGTTCTCCGCCTGGGCGGACTTCGAGCTCAGGGAGGGCGACGTCGCAAAGATCGACGGAGGCTACTCCAAGACGTGGAGAGGCATGCCCCAGTTGGGTTTCGATCAAAGGGCGAACGTCGAGATCCTCAAGGATACGGATTTCCCGTCAGCCGAGGACATCATGAGTCCCGTCAGAAGATGGATCGAAGAGATCGCCGAGAGGGGCGGCGCCGTGGATGCGACTGTGAGAGGAATCCTCATCGATGTAAAGGAAGGGAGCGGCCTGATATTCCGATGCCCTGAGTGCAACCGGGTCCTCAGGAAGGGGACATGCAGGATTCACGGAGAGGTCGACGGGACGCCTGATCTGCGCGTGAAGGCAGTCATCGATGACGGAAGCGCAGCGCTGACGGCGATACTCGGCAAGGACATCACCGAGGGGCTGCTCGGGAAGAGCTTGAAGGACTGCATGGACACCGCGAAAGAGGCCATGAGCCACGAGGTCATCAGGGACGAGCTCGCAGACCTGTTGGTCGCTCAGCCGGTCGAGCTCAGGGGAAACGTGACCAGCGACGACTACGGGCTCATGATGATATCCGAGTCCGCTGAGGTCTTGGAGATAGACGTGCAAGAAGAGGCGCAGAAGCTGCTATCGGATCTGGAGGAATAGGATGAGGAGGGAGGTCGCCTGGAGAGTGTTCGCCAAGGAGTACAGCGATTCGGACTTTCAGTTCTCGGAGGGCGGGGAGCGTTCCCCGTCCTACGTGGTCACCCCGCTGGGCGCCAAGATAAACCGGCTGTTCGTCGTTGGCGTGATAACGGACATCGACAACGTCGGGTCGGATGACCAGCCCATGTGGAGGGCTAGACTGTCGGACCCGACCGGCGTGTACGTACTCTCGGCGGGCCTATATCAGCCCGAGGCTGCTAGGACGCTCTCTGGAATCGAGCCTCCCACCTTCGCCGCCGTCATGGGAAAGACGCGGGTCTACTCGCCTGAGGAGG
Proteins encoded in this region:
- a CDS encoding thioredoxin family protein; the protein is MTLVDNAEAAIEKSESIVTLFFARWCPFCRAFKPSFEDLASSPNGDFGEIDISDEESEYWDKYDINIVPTLIAFSCGKVTARRDGKPHVGLSESDLKGLIGEIWG
- a CDS encoding DNA-binding protein, with the protein product MEKENIAPHVKDITRALGNKVSEANIERELNSYLTVYRVPLGTAKRSIVKKHGGNPSLLSLGAQKTIVDLTPNEFSVDLLARVVSVNEREIEVEGVSKTILYGIFGDSTGTVPFTAWEADAMDVEKGDVVKIQNAYTKEFRGEVQLNLGNRTSVEKESPDALPPYVPPERPATSVELGDLRGGMSNVSVVGRIISIESREVNVEGQKKTVFSGLIGDSTGKAQFSAWADFELREGDVAKIDGGYSKTWRGMPQLGFDQRANVEILKDTDFPSAEDIMSPVRRWIEEIAERGGAVDATVRGILIDVKEGSGLIFRCPECNRVLRKGTCRIHGEVDGTPDLRVKAVIDDGSAALTAILGKDITEGLLGKSLKDCMDTAKEAMSHEVIRDELADLLVAQPVELRGNVTSDDYGLMMISESAEVLEIDVQEEAQKLLSDLEE